A region of the bacterium genome:
ATCATTCCCGCTTGTCTCAAAAACCGACAGCGATCACGCCTGACCACTCTCGAAATCATGGAAACTCAATGTGATCCAATACTCGAAATTGAGAAACCCATAATCAGAAAATGCATCGCTTAACTTAACACGTATGCCCTGAATCCCCCTTAAAAGGGGGACAGTTTCGCCGCAGATGGAAAAATTTTCTTATGCTTCTTTGAGTTCGGATAGAAGTTCCTGAATGAGTTCTTTAACAGTTGTAATCTTATCAACACGATACGCATTCTGCCCGCAGAAAATGAGGCCGTGGTCTACATCACCAAAATAGGAATTCACAAGAGCCAGTGCAATACAATATCGCGCTTTGTCGACTCGACAGACTGTAAGACATCTATAGGGACACTTTATCTTCAGTTTTCCTTTAACCTCAAGATCCTTTAAAAAACGGTTATTTATCGCCCGTCCAGGCATACCAACAGGACTTTTAATGATAACAATGTCCTCTTCTTTGGCATCCAGATAAGCTTGCTTGAATTCGCGGGACACATCACATTCTTCGGTACAGACAAAACGGGTTCCCATCTGAACACCTGAAGCGCCCAGGGAAAGCATTCGCGCAATATCTTTTCCGTTATAAATGCCCCCTCCGGTTATAACGGGAATTTTCCTTCCATATTTATCCTCATAGGGTTTAATCGTTTCCATGACTTCAGGCAGAAGTTTTTCGAGGGAGTGGTCCTCCGGATGTTTCAGCTGCTCTTCTGAAAAACCGAGATGTCCCCCTGCCAGCGGCCCTTCCAGAATCAGTGCATTAGCGGTTCTTTCATACCGTTTGTCCCAGGTCCGCAGGATAAATTCTGCAACTCTGGCAGAACTGATGATGGGCACAAGATTTACACTGGTATCCTGGACTAAAGCCGGAAGTTTAGTTGGCAATCCGGCGCCGAATACAATCATTTTAATTCCTTCCTGTACTGCGGTTTTAATCAGATCGTCTACGTTGCTGAGCGCACCCATGAAGTTTACTGCGAGGTGGCCATCTGTCATACTCCTGGCTTTACGGATCTCCCTTACAAGCGCCTCTCGTGATATTCTTTCATATTCCTGTTTTGAATCATCTAAATCCCCCAGACCAATACTGGAGATGGTGCCAATGCCGCCTTCGTTTGCTACCGCTGAAGCCAGCGAAGCAAGAGAAACCCTGACACCCATACCTCCCTGAACAATAGGGATATTTGCGGATAAACTACCTATTTGAAGTTTAGGAATTTTCATTTATATCTCCATATTTCTTAATTATGAGGCAAGCGTTGCCTCCACCAAAACCAAACGAATTACTCATTGCCGCATTTAAATCAAGCGATTCAGCACCGTTGGCAACATAATCAAGAAGACAGTCAGTGTCAGGCTCTTTATGATTAATGGTTGGCGGAATCATCCCTGTAAACACACTCATTACAGTTGACACGAACTCCACAGACCCCGCAGCTGCCATAAGATGACCAATCATTGATTTTATTGAGCTGACCTTTAAGGTTTTTGCATGTCCGCCAAATACTTTTTTAATGGCAGCACTCTCACATTTATCATTTAACACAGTGGATGTGCCGTGCGCATTGATATATCCTATTTTTTCAGCATCCATATCAGCGTCCTGCAGAGCCGCTTGCATAACTCGGATCATACCATTGCCTTCGGGTTCTGGCGCCGTAAAGTGATAGGCATCTGCCGTATTGCCGTATCCGGCGATTTCAGCATAAATTCTTGCGCCTCGCTTGACAGCATGTTTCAGATTTTCCAAAACAACAA
Encoded here:
- a CDS encoding nitronate monooxygenase family protein, translated to MKIPKLQIGSLSANIPIVQGGMGVRVSLASLASAVANEGGIGTISSIGLGDLDDSKQEYERISREALVREIRKARSMTDGHLAVNFMGALSNVDDLIKTAVQEGIKMIVFGAGLPTKLPALVQDTSVNLVPIISSARVAEFILRTWDKRYERTANALILEGPLAGGHLGFSEEQLKHPEDHSLEKLLPEVMETIKPYEDKYGRKIPVITGGGIYNGKDIARMLSLGASGVQMGTRFVCTEECDVSREFKQAYLDAKEEDIVIIKSPVGMPGRAINNRFLKDLEVKGKLKIKCPYRCLTVCRVDKARYCIALALVNSYFGDVDHGLIFCGQNAYRVDKITTVKELIQELLSELKEA